From Methanosarcina lacustris Z-7289, one genomic window encodes:
- a CDS encoding shikimate kinase: MNITLIGMAGAGKSTIGKALAKRLNYTFIDVDGMITQRTGISLQALIDEQGDSALTRFEEEAIIGLGQVDNCIISPGGSVVYSEKAMRHLKKISTVVFLDAPFRNIVKRIPNARKRGIVGLGDRSLKELFEERLVLYQKYADFSIRLKGRENIQRIVGRVIQLCFETET; the protein is encoded by the coding sequence ATGAACATAACATTAATTGGCATGGCGGGAGCGGGGAAAAGTACTATAGGAAAGGCACTTGCAAAACGCCTGAATTATACTTTTATTGATGTCGATGGCATGATCACGCAAAGGACAGGAATTTCCCTTCAGGCTCTGATTGATGAACAGGGCGATTCTGCTCTAACCAGATTTGAAGAAGAAGCTATTATAGGGCTTGGACAGGTGGATAACTGTATAATCTCTCCTGGCGGAAGTGTAGTTTATTCCGAAAAAGCCATGAGGCACTTAAAAAAAATATCAACTGTTGTCTTTCTGGACGCTCCTTTCAGAAACATCGTAAAAAGGATCCCTAACGCAAGAAAGAGGGGCATAGTAGGGCTCGGGGACAGAAGCCTTAAAGAACTTTTTGAAGAAAGGCTGGTTCTGTATCAGAAATATGCTGATTTTTCAATACGACTTAAAGGCAGAGAAAATATTCAGAGGATTGTGGGTAGGGTAATCCAGCTATGTTTTGAGACGGAGACCTGA
- a CDS encoding AMP phosphorylase — MQLKLEHFNIKIGQHKALVNIVDAKELGINHGDRVRIRGHQSLSAIVDTTEDMVPPGTLGVFSEVYEHFKDWDKPVEVVPALRSKSASVIKKMMDKKPVVQDEIKLLVNDIVEENLSDVELSAFITSSYIHGMTDDEVEWLTRAMIDTGDKIEFDTHPIMDKHSIGGVPGNKISLLVVPIIAANGLLIPKTSSRAITGAGGTADLMEVLCPVAFSSQEVKEITEKVGGALVWGGATNIAPADDKLIRVEYPLSIDPYCQMLASIMAKKGAIGADNVVMDIPVGPSTKVPTVQEGQKLARDLINLGHRLGMNVECAITYGSSPIGRKVGPALEVREALKVLESMEGPNSLIEKSAALAGILLEMGGAAPRDHGKEVALETLRSGKALEKMRQIIEAQGGDPNIKSDDIPVGQYTADIFASTDGYVIEFDNKWIIEIARLAGAPNDKGAGVAIHKKMGEQVKKGDAILTIYTEKEFKLDLALTTAQRTNPIIVEGMLLKRIPGIYGFQ, encoded by the coding sequence ATGCAGTTGAAGCTGGAACATTTTAACATAAAAATAGGGCAGCACAAAGCGTTAGTTAATATTGTCGATGCGAAAGAGCTGGGAATTAATCATGGAGATAGGGTCCGCATCCGTGGGCATCAAAGCCTTTCTGCTATTGTAGACACAACCGAGGATATGGTCCCCCCAGGCACACTGGGCGTTTTTTCAGAAGTTTATGAGCACTTCAAGGACTGGGATAAACCGGTCGAAGTTGTCCCGGCACTTCGGTCAAAATCTGCAAGCGTCATCAAAAAGATGATGGACAAAAAACCTGTTGTTCAGGACGAGATTAAATTGCTTGTAAATGATATCGTGGAGGAAAACCTCAGTGATGTCGAACTTTCGGCTTTTATAACATCTTCTTATATCCACGGGATGACTGATGACGAAGTTGAATGGCTGACAAGGGCTATGATCGATACTGGAGACAAGATCGAATTTGATACTCATCCGATCATGGACAAGCACTCTATAGGAGGAGTGCCCGGAAACAAGATTTCTCTCCTCGTAGTCCCTATCATCGCTGCAAACGGGCTGCTTATCCCTAAGACAAGTTCCAGAGCAATCACAGGTGCCGGAGGCACTGCAGACCTCATGGAAGTGCTATGTCCCGTTGCATTCAGTTCTCAGGAAGTTAAGGAGATAACCGAAAAAGTGGGAGGCGCTCTTGTCTGGGGTGGAGCCACCAATATTGCTCCTGCGGATGACAAGCTCATCAGGGTTGAGTACCCCCTATCCATTGATCCTTACTGCCAGATGCTTGCCTCAATCATGGCAAAAAAAGGAGCTATAGGAGCCGATAATGTGGTAATGGACATCCCCGTCGGGCCAAGCACGAAGGTCCCCACTGTCCAGGAAGGGCAGAAACTGGCAAGAGACCTTATTAACCTCGGGCACAGGCTTGGAATGAATGTCGAGTGTGCCATTACCTACGGCTCGTCTCCCATAGGAAGAAAAGTGGGCCCGGCGCTGGAAGTCAGGGAAGCCCTGAAAGTTCTGGAAAGCATGGAAGGTCCGAACAGCCTCATTGAAAAGAGCGCTGCCCTTGCTGGTATTCTGCTTGAGATGGGAGGGGCGGCTCCAAGGGACCACGGAAAAGAAGTTGCACTGGAAACGCTCAGGAGCGGAAAAGCCCTTGAAAAGATGAGGCAGATCATTGAAGCCCAGGGCGGAGACCCGAATATTAAATCCGATGATATACCGGTAGGACAGTACACTGCTGATATCTTTGCTTCTACAGACGGATATGTTATCGAGTTCGACAACAAGTGGATAATCGAGATTGCCAGGCTTGCAGGGGCTCCGAATGACAAGGGAGCCGGGGTCGCTATCCACAAGAAAATGGGAGAGCAGGTTAAAAAAGGAGATGCGATTCTTACTATCTATACTGAAAAAGAGTTCAAGCTCGATCTCGCATTGACAACAGCCCAGAGAACAAACCCGATAATAGTCGAAGGTATGCTTCTGAAGAGAATTCCTGGAATTTATGGGTTTCAGTGA
- a CDS encoding tRNA (cytidine(56)-2'-O)-methyltransferase, producing MKRIVLLRLGHRPERDKRITTHVGLTARMLGAEGMLLASNDPGIVQTLEDVVGRWGGHFYIKNNVNFKQEIRNWKEEGGKVCHLSMYGVNLPDVTDELKKCDRLMIIVGAEKVPPEIYQLADWNVAVGSQPHSEVAAVAITMDRIAEGEPLEREFSGAELTIIPTERGKHVIENIRD from the coding sequence ATGAAGAGGATTGTATTACTGCGCCTGGGGCATCGCCCTGAGAGGGATAAGAGAATTACCACCCATGTTGGCCTAACTGCCAGGATGCTGGGAGCTGAAGGCATGCTTCTTGCTTCTAATGACCCGGGGATTGTGCAGACCCTTGAAGATGTGGTCGGGCGCTGGGGTGGGCATTTCTACATTAAAAATAACGTCAACTTCAAGCAGGAAATCAGGAACTGGAAAGAAGAAGGCGGAAAAGTCTGCCACCTTTCCATGTACGGGGTCAACCTTCCGGATGTAACTGACGAACTCAAAAAGTGCGACAGGCTCATGATCATTGTAGGCGCGGAAAAAGTCCCACCCGAAATTTACCAGCTTGCTGACTGGAACGTTGCTGTGGGCAGCCAGCCCCATTCAGAAGTTGCGGCAGTTGCAATCACAATGGACAGGATCGCTGAGGGCGAGCCGCTTGAAAGAGAGTTCTCTGGGGCTGAACTCACAATTATCCCCACAGAAAGAGGCAAACACGTAATCGAAAACATCAGAGACTGA
- the pyrE gene encoding orotate phosphoribosyltransferase, whose amino-acid sequence MSQSKPETGNEFETQKQELIAALKACGAVRYGDFTLASGKKSKYYIDIKKASTDPKTLKIIARQAALRVREMDVDTVAGVELGGVPLATAVSLETELPLLIVRKSVKDYGTKSRFVGNLKPEDRLVMLEDVTTSGGSVKDAIEVVRETGANVKYVITVVDREEGAREKLKEVDAELVPLVSASDLLK is encoded by the coding sequence ATGAGTCAATCAAAACCAGAAACAGGAAACGAATTCGAGACACAAAAACAGGAACTGATCGCAGCCCTCAAAGCCTGCGGAGCTGTCCGCTACGGAGACTTCACGCTCGCCTCGGGAAAGAAAAGCAAGTATTACATCGATATTAAGAAAGCCAGCACTGATCCTAAAACCCTGAAAATTATTGCCAGGCAGGCAGCCCTCAGGGTAAGGGAAATGGATGTGGACACAGTTGCAGGTGTGGAACTCGGAGGCGTCCCTCTGGCAACCGCGGTTTCCCTGGAAACTGAACTCCCCCTGTTGATAGTAAGGAAATCTGTCAAGGACTACGGCACAAAAAGCAGGTTCGTAGGAAACCTGAAACCCGAAGACAGGCTTGTAATGCTCGAAGACGTAACAACCAGTGGAGGCTCGGTTAAGGACGCGATTGAGGTGGTCAGGGAAACCGGAGCCAATGTTAAATACGTAATCACCGTCGTGGACAGGGAAGAAGGGGCAAGGGAAAAACTGAAAGAAGTAGATGCTGAACTTGTGCCTCTGGTAAGTGCGAGTGACCTGTTAAAGTAA
- a CDS encoding PFL family protein → MYINPNEILETIQMVRMEHLDIRTVTMGISLRDCCHPDIEIFNENIYEKITSRAKDLVRTTNEIQSLYGIPIINRRISVTPIAIVAESCKSQDFVSVAQTMDEAAKDAGVDFIGGFSALVHKGETRGDHKLINSIPEALASTEKVCSSVNVATTKAGINMDAVGLMGNIIKKTAELTADRDGIGCAKLVVFANAPEDNPFMAGAFHGIGEPECVINVGVSGPGVVNAAVRELENPNLTEISETIKKTAFKITRMGEMVGKEVSRRLGVEFGILDLSLAPTPEIGDSVAAILEAMGLERCGAHGTTAALALLNDAVKKGGAMASSSVGGLSGAFIPVSEDAGMIEAVKVGALSLEKLEAMTSVCSVGLDMIAVPGDTSAATLSAIIADEMAIGVINKKTTAVRIIPAPGKRVGDSVEFGGLLGSAPIMSLSKFSSETFIKRGGRIPAPIQSLTN, encoded by the coding sequence ATGTATATAAACCCAAACGAAATCCTGGAAACAATTCAGATGGTCAGGATGGAACACCTGGACATAAGGACCGTCACCATGGGGATCAGCCTAAGGGACTGCTGCCACCCCGATATTGAGATTTTCAACGAGAATATCTATGAAAAAATAACTTCCCGGGCAAAGGACCTTGTCCGGACAACAAATGAAATCCAGAGCCTTTACGGGATTCCTATTATCAACAGGCGGATTTCCGTAACTCCCATAGCTATAGTAGCTGAAAGCTGCAAATCTCAGGACTTCGTTTCCGTTGCACAGACAATGGATGAAGCTGCAAAGGACGCAGGTGTGGACTTTATAGGAGGGTTCAGCGCCCTTGTCCATAAAGGGGAAACCCGCGGAGACCACAAACTGATAAATTCCATTCCTGAAGCCCTTGCATCCACTGAAAAGGTCTGCTCATCCGTAAACGTTGCAACCACAAAAGCAGGCATTAACATGGATGCAGTCGGCCTGATGGGAAATATAATCAAAAAGACTGCGGAACTGACCGCCGACAGGGACGGGATAGGCTGTGCCAAACTGGTGGTTTTTGCAAATGCCCCTGAAGATAACCCCTTTATGGCAGGAGCTTTTCACGGGATCGGCGAGCCCGAGTGTGTTATCAATGTGGGTGTAAGCGGGCCGGGCGTGGTTAACGCAGCTGTTCGTGAACTTGAAAACCCGAACCTTACGGAAATTTCCGAGACGATCAAAAAGACCGCCTTCAAAATCACACGCATGGGAGAGATGGTAGGAAAGGAAGTTTCGAGAAGGCTTGGTGTGGAATTCGGAATTCTTGACCTCTCGCTTGCTCCAACTCCGGAAATCGGGGACAGTGTTGCTGCTATTCTGGAAGCTATGGGGCTTGAGCGCTGTGGAGCCCACGGCACGACTGCAGCCCTTGCGCTTCTTAACGATGCTGTGAAAAAAGGCGGAGCAATGGCTTCTTCTTCAGTAGGAGGCCTCAGCGGAGCTTTCATTCCGGTCAGTGAGGACGCAGGCATGATCGAAGCGGTTAAAGTCGGAGCTCTTTCTCTCGAAAAACTCGAAGCCATGACCAGCGTCTGTTCCGTTGGGCTTGACATGATCGCAGTTCCCGGAGACACCTCTGCTGCTACCCTCTCCGCAATCATTGCTGACGAGATGGCAATTGGGGTAATAAACAAAAAAACAACTGCAGTCAGGATCATTCCCGCACCCGGTAAAAGAGTGGGAGATTCCGTGGAATTCGGCGGGCTGCTCGGAAGTGCACCTATTATGTCATTAAGCAAATTCAGTTCGGAGACTTTCATAAAGCGGGGAGGAAGAATTCCAGCTCCCATCCAGTCGCTTACGAACTGA
- a CDS encoding DJ-1/PfpI family protein, with protein MTEPEHKGEKILLVIAQEQFRDEEFFVPKQIFEAAGAKVTVAAEFTETAKGTLGGTIKPDIRISEARIEDYDAIVISGGSGSRKYLWDNKYLRELVKEADSLEMVVSAICISPVVLARAGVLKGKESTVFSSPDTVHELKEHGAIYQDREVVVSGRIVTGRDPKSAEAFGKAVLKALKKT; from the coding sequence ATGACAGAACCAGAACACAAAGGCGAAAAGATTTTGCTTGTTATTGCTCAGGAGCAGTTCAGGGATGAAGAATTCTTTGTTCCGAAGCAGATATTTGAAGCCGCGGGGGCAAAGGTTACGGTCGCAGCCGAGTTTACGGAAACTGCAAAAGGAACACTTGGAGGTACGATTAAGCCTGATATCAGGATCTCCGAAGCCAGAATTGAGGATTATGATGCGATAGTAATTTCCGGAGGGTCGGGTTCCAGAAAGTATCTCTGGGACAATAAGTACCTGCGTGAACTCGTAAAAGAAGCGGACTCCCTGGAAATGGTGGTTTCTGCGATCTGCATCTCACCTGTGGTTCTGGCAAGAGCAGGGGTCCTGAAAGGTAAGGAAAGCACTGTTTTTAGTAGCCCGGATACTGTGCACGAACTTAAGGAGCATGGAGCAATCTACCAGGACAGGGAAGTTGTAGTTTCGGGCAGGATTGTGACAGGACGAGACCCAAAAAGTGCGGAAGCCTTTGGAAAAGCTGTCCTTAAAGCCCTGAAAAAAACCTGA
- a CDS encoding ACT domain-containing protein, producing MTSSRFIITVIGSDRVGIVARVTTVMASYSVNIVDISQTIMQGIFTMIMLAEAPKENFDLTAFQQAMDAEGKSLGVEVKVQHEDAFRFMHRI from the coding sequence ATGACATCAAGTCGTTTCATTATCACGGTTATTGGCAGCGACAGGGTAGGAATTGTTGCCAGGGTCACCACAGTGATGGCCAGTTACAGTGTAAATATTGTCGATATCAGCCAGACTATCATGCAGGGAATCTTTACCATGATAATGCTCGCAGAAGCCCCAAAGGAAAACTTTGACCTCACGGCTTTCCAGCAGGCTATGGACGCCGAAGGAAAGAGCCTTGGAGTTGAGGTCAAGGTACAGCATGAAGATGCTTTCCGTTTCATGCACAGGATCTGA
- a CDS encoding cytochrome c-type biogenesis CcmF C-terminal domain-containing protein: MKPLNNILTVRSTILATVFVLVLLAALITMGLLTPFIVRVSTGKEILLDAAYFNLRAALPTLALVMLLTLCLLIRSAGKEEGLLVLGIGTVGSVLSVIFSPFSSLPVNIAFPLLAAAFFAVVYRLVSLREKTLKGTLRRAGSHIIHLGAVLLLIGILFSTNMKLEDSAVVPMGGVGTFKSMGYSVQVTNITSGIEGAPYGSYPGSAYVSTVDFDIYRWGQPFDSGQVKYISDFKWEQSYTETYIHRGLMEELFIAPKSVDTKTQTVELYVRKVPFMTALWGGFYLMVLGILILFLSDSLLRNKGASGDGLSGNLSSERSFQVDENKNDIRKKRVSKKNV, translated from the coding sequence ATGAAGCCACTCAATAATATTCTTACAGTTCGCAGCACCATTCTTGCCACGGTCTTTGTCCTGGTGTTGCTCGCAGCTCTAATAACAATGGGACTTTTAACCCCTTTTATCGTGAGGGTCAGCACAGGAAAAGAAATCCTTCTCGATGCTGCCTATTTTAACCTGCGTGCAGCTCTGCCAACCCTAGCTCTGGTCATGCTGCTGACCCTATGTCTGCTGATAAGAAGCGCAGGGAAAGAGGAAGGCCTTCTTGTCCTCGGGATTGGAACTGTCGGTTCTGTACTCTCGGTAATTTTCTCTCCCTTTTCAAGCTTGCCTGTTAATATTGCATTTCCACTCCTTGCAGCAGCCTTTTTTGCGGTTGTGTACAGGCTGGTTTCCTTGCGGGAAAAAACCCTGAAAGGGACTCTGCGGAGGGCGGGTTCCCATATTATCCACCTTGGGGCAGTCCTGCTTCTTATTGGCATTCTCTTCAGCACGAACATGAAGCTTGAAGATTCTGCTGTTGTACCCATGGGAGGAGTGGGCACTTTTAAGTCTATGGGTTACAGCGTTCAGGTTACCAACATCACATCTGGGATTGAAGGGGCTCCCTACGGGAGCTATCCAGGTTCAGCTTACGTAAGTACTGTAGATTTTGATATTTACAGATGGGGTCAGCCTTTTGACAGCGGACAGGTCAAGTATATAAGTGATTTCAAGTGGGAACAGTCCTACACCGAAACTTATATTCACAGAGGGCTTATGGAAGAACTTTTTATTGCCCCAAAATCCGTGGATACAAAAACACAGACCGTGGAACTTTATGTCCGAAAAGTGCCTTTCATGACCGCTCTCTGGGGTGGGTTTTATCTGATGGTGCTGGGCATCCTGATACTTTTCCTCTCGGATTCCCTCCTGAGAAACAAAGGTGCCTCGGGAGATGGTCTTTCTGGAAACCTCTCTTCTGAAAGAAGTTTTCAGGTAGATGAAAATAAAAATGATATTAGAAAAAAGCGAGTTAGTAAAAAAAATGTATGA
- a CDS encoding SagB/ThcOx family dehydrogenase, which translates to MNAELEAILSYHQASKHGFKAYAPGPRHLEMSIKPDTFLNYKGATLLKLDTWSGEDIKSEISPAYEQAFSPEKLGSSGLDRNSISQLFFDSFALSVWKKAEGTSWALRINPSSGNLHPTEVYLISGPVPKLLEKPAVCHYAPLPHALELRAEFSRETWEKLSSGFPEGTFFIGLTSIYWRVAWKYGIRAFRYANHDLGHAIAALTFAAAGLGWKTGLLVDMGSEDIAKLLGVSERQGPEKEEPACLLAVYPAGKECPPGKVSSSALSDFEKLSWNGGPNHLSPAHVDWAEIEKAASVTRKNETYHADEKKQEMKQEMKQEMKQEMKQEMKQESRAAGLSGKTSGYEIRSGLEKVSLRSVIHMRRSALEMNNSAYMDEDSFYGILRRTLPDKNPIFDTLTFGPFAHLLLFVNRIKGLREGLYIFLRKPEEKEKFKTAFRPDFLWEKPESCPSDIELYLLMEEELHYFAAQLSCAQRKAEDACFTACMLSEFEEPLKTYGSWMYPYLFWECGILGQLLYLEAEARGFRGCGIGCFFDDPLHETLGLKGLEYQDLYHFAVGSPLQEIGVATFPAYKE; encoded by the coding sequence ATGAATGCGGAACTTGAAGCTATACTGTCTTATCATCAGGCTAGCAAGCATGGTTTTAAAGCCTATGCTCCCGGTCCTCGACACCTTGAAATGTCAATCAAGCCAGACACTTTTCTCAACTACAAAGGAGCTACGCTCTTAAAGCTCGATACCTGGAGTGGAGAAGATATAAAGTCCGAAATTTCTCCTGCATATGAACAGGCATTTTCTCCGGAAAAACTGGGTTCTTCGGGGCTGGACCGGAACAGCATTTCTCAACTTTTTTTTGACAGCTTTGCTCTTTCAGTATGGAAAAAAGCAGAAGGCACAAGCTGGGCTCTCCGCATCAATCCTTCAAGTGGAAACCTGCACCCAACCGAGGTCTACCTTATTTCCGGTCCGGTTCCGAAGCTTCTGGAAAAACCGGCTGTATGCCATTACGCTCCTTTGCCGCACGCACTTGAGTTAAGAGCAGAATTTTCCCGGGAGACCTGGGAAAAGCTGAGTTCCGGCTTTCCGGAAGGTACATTTTTCATAGGGCTTACTTCAATTTACTGGCGGGTTGCCTGGAAATACGGCATCCGGGCTTTCAGGTATGCAAACCATGATCTTGGACATGCTATTGCTGCCCTTACCTTTGCTGCAGCAGGGCTTGGCTGGAAGACAGGCCTGCTTGTGGATATGGGTTCGGAGGACATAGCAAAGCTTCTGGGCGTTTCCGAAAGGCAGGGCCCTGAAAAAGAAGAACCTGCCTGTCTGCTTGCAGTTTATCCCGCAGGAAAGGAATGTCCACCAGGTAAGGTCTCTTCATCTGCACTTTCAGATTTTGAAAAGCTTTCCTGGAACGGGGGCCCGAACCATTTGAGTCCTGCACATGTAGACTGGGCTGAAATTGAAAAGGCCGCTTCAGTAACCAGAAAGAACGAAACTTACCATGCAGATGAAAAGAAGCAGGAAATGAAGCAGGAAATGAAGCAGGAAATGAAGCAGGAAATGAAGCAGGAAATGAAGCAGGAAAGCAGAGCGGCAGGTTTATCCGGGAAAACTTCTGGCTACGAAATCCGTTCAGGTCTTGAGAAGGTCTCTCTACGTAGCGTTATTCACATGAGAAGAAGTGCCCTGGAAATGAATAACAGTGCTTACATGGACGAAGACAGTTTCTACGGCATACTGCGAAGAACCCTCCCCGATAAAAATCCCATTTTCGATACGCTGACTTTCGGACCCTTTGCACACCTGCTCCTTTTTGTAAACAGGATAAAGGGACTTCGTGAAGGTCTTTATATTTTTCTGCGGAAGCCCGAAGAAAAAGAGAAATTTAAAACCGCCTTCAGGCCAGATTTTCTGTGGGAAAAGCCTGAAAGCTGTCCTTCGGATATTGAATTATATCTGCTTATGGAAGAGGAACTGCATTATTTTGCAGCCCAGCTTTCATGTGCGCAGAGAAAGGCAGAAGATGCCTGTTTTACCGCATGCATGCTTTCGGAGTTTGAAGAGCCTCTGAAAACATATGGTTCATGGATGTACCCTTATCTTTTCTGGGAATGTGGAATCCTCGGGCAGCTCCTTTACCTTGAAGCAGAAGCTCGAGGTTTCAGGGGCTGCGGAATAGGGTGTTTTTTCGACGACCCTTTGCACGAAACTCTGGGGCTTAAAGGACTTGAATACCAAGATCTCTACCACTTTGCAGTGGGCTCGCCTCTTCAGGAAATTGGAGTTGCGACCTTCCCTGCGTATAAAGAGTGA
- the ccsA gene encoding cytochrome c biogenesis protein CcsA — MNTGMGLIWIAGASGLLAFLTSLFYFFRRDPKFLVLSEKLELAGGLGIVITIFLLVYHLLVVDTEYSYVFQHSSTDLAWIYRFSALWAGQEGSFLIWTGFIFIMLAITRFTGTGKILRDTELFALMRSVSLFVASVFLLLLVLKNPFSMYYPTGTGIPEVTNWNLFVEPFVVSYGQGMNPLLRNPWMAIHPPLLFFGYAAFTLPFAAAISGLVLKDSRWSELATGWMRVSWLFLTLGIGFGAFWAYEVLGWGAWYWTWDPVETSSLIPWLTATAYLHAKLRIPQGEYGFMLPLLALVSFILVIFSTFVTRSGLWVSVHSWQDFSTEGMIIALFLLILTGSSTFLLARKYFSEE, encoded by the coding sequence ATGAATACTGGAATGGGGCTCATCTGGATAGCAGGAGCTTCCGGACTGCTTGCTTTTTTAACCTCCCTGTTTTACTTCTTCAGGCGGGACCCGAAATTTCTGGTCCTTTCCGAAAAGCTGGAACTTGCAGGAGGATTGGGAATAGTTATCACGATATTCCTGCTTGTCTACCACCTGCTTGTTGTGGACACGGAATACAGTTATGTCTTTCAGCACTCCAGCACTGACCTTGCCTGGATCTACAGGTTTTCGGCGCTCTGGGCAGGACAGGAAGGGTCATTTTTGATCTGGACAGGTTTTATCTTCATAATGCTTGCAATAACACGTTTTACAGGCACTGGTAAAATTCTCCGGGATACAGAGCTCTTTGCCCTTATGAGATCGGTTTCACTCTTTGTAGCCTCTGTATTCCTGCTGCTCCTGGTGTTGAAAAACCCTTTCTCAATGTATTACCCCACAGGTACAGGAATACCTGAAGTTACAAACTGGAACCTCTTTGTGGAACCTTTCGTTGTTTCTTACGGTCAGGGCATGAACCCTCTGCTCAGGAACCCCTGGATGGCTATCCATCCTCCTCTTCTGTTCTTTGGCTATGCAGCCTTCACCCTTCCTTTCGCTGCTGCAATTTCAGGCCTTGTCCTCAAGGATAGCAGGTGGTCAGAACTTGCAACAGGCTGGATGCGCGTCTCCTGGCTTTTCCTTACCCTCGGGATCGGATTCGGAGCGTTCTGGGCATATGAAGTGCTTGGTTGGGGAGCCTGGTACTGGACCTGGGACCCTGTAGAGACTTCTTCCCTGATTCCCTGGCTTACAGCAACTGCTTATCTGCACGCAAAGTTAAGGATTCCCCAGGGAGAATATGGTTTCATGCTCCCTCTGCTTGCACTGGTCTCTTTTATCCTGGTTATTTTCTCGACCTTTGTCACAAGAAGCGGGCTGTGGGTATCTGTGCATTCCTGGCAGGACTTTTCAACAGAAGGGATGATAATTGCCCTCTTCCTGCTTATCCTTACAGGTTCGAGCACATTTCTCCTTGCCAGGAAGTATTTTAGCGAGGAGTGA
- a CDS encoding CDP-2,3-bis-(O-geranylgeranyl)-sn-glycerol synthase yields MIPAYLPNSFAAVFGGGKPIDGGRTYKDGRRLIGDGKTYRGLFSGIFCGFLAGCVEIWLSMQGFKIMGIEMPTFGPDYMSAFKVVLALASGALFGDMFKSFFKRRMGLKRGASLPLVDQLDFVVGAWVFTYLAAPEWFVNNFTTGIVLIVLIITPLLHLTTNIVGYFIGVKKEPW; encoded by the coding sequence ATGATTCCTGCATATCTCCCCAATTCCTTTGCAGCCGTCTTTGGGGGCGGAAAACCAATCGATGGAGGCAGGACGTATAAGGACGGAAGAAGGCTTATTGGAGATGGAAAGACCTATCGAGGACTCTTTTCAGGCATATTTTGCGGGTTTCTTGCAGGATGCGTTGAGATCTGGCTGAGTATGCAGGGTTTTAAGATTATGGGAATTGAAATGCCCACTTTTGGCCCGGACTATATGAGTGCGTTCAAAGTTGTCCTTGCCCTTGCCTCTGGCGCCCTATTCGGGGATATGTTCAAGAGCTTTTTCAAGCGCCGGATGGGCCTGAAAAGGGGAGCGTCCCTACCTCTTGTAGACCAGCTTGACTTTGTTGTTGGAGCCTGGGTTTTCACATACCTTGCAGCCCCGGAATGGTTCGTGAACAATTTCACCACCGGAATCGTGCTTATCGTCCTCATAATTACGCCTCTGCTCCATCTTACGACAAACATAGTCGGATACTTTATAGGTGTGAAAAAAGAACCCTGGTAA